From the genome of Grus americana isolate bGruAme1 chromosome 4, bGruAme1.mat, whole genome shotgun sequence:
tggctttgcattttcttaataaTTCCTAAAGTAAGTTTTAGAAGTgccttatttattttccaactgTTCTGTAAAATAGTCTTTTCCTCTAAGATAAAGCATTGTCTCAGATACTATCTCTGACAGTGTCTTATGTGAATGCTATCCTGTTTCCTGTTTAAACTCAATGCAAGTTTCTATTTATTAATAGTCAACATacttttcaaaaccaaatttgATTCATTGTATTTGGGGTGTTCTTTAAATTTGCACACTGTTAGTGTTTcataatgcaatttaaaaagttctaatatttaaatatttcacttttgtaGATGTGAGTAGAACTTTAGCACAAagagtttaactttttttttttaacctaaaagcacaatttttaattgtttaaataCAAATCAAGACTAGTGTGAGGAAGTACTTGAATATAAATAGAAACTTTACCTACTACTATCTATTTGGAGATTTATTTATGGTGAAGAAAATAATGTGCTCTACATACCTATGAGAAGGTGAATTTGGAACAACTTCATGTACATAAATTCCACTTCTGACATCAGGAAAATCAGCATTATTGTGTTTCAGTTCTTCCACCAAgctaaaagaagaataaaattatatagCATTTGATTCCACTATGAAAGCAGTAGCattcaaaaattattatttatttattctcaaTTTTTTGGTGACCAAAAATGAATGACTTAACAGTTAATTGTTTGCCCCTTGTTCTTGTGATAAGAATGTAGGGGATTTGAATTTGCATTAACACAAGTAACACAGATATTAAGAGAGTCATAACTACTTACCTGTGCAAAGCATGCTGCATTTAATGGTCTCATACATATCCTGCAAGAACGTGACTTTTGCTATTTGTAGCAATAGTAAAGAGGGCACTGCAGAAGAGCACTGGGACAGCAGGACAGAGCACTGGACAGCAGCACTCTCTGTCCCAGGTGCTGTACAGGGACAAAAGACATTCCTGCCCCAAAGAATCAATGCTGGTGATGGGGCAGAAATTTACTGATTTTGcttctttcattttgcaagtCATTCTTAATTTCTCTTGATCTAGAAAAGTAGAGCTTTTGACAACTTCAGGCATCAGATAGATCAGAACTGTGAGAGTTTTCCAAGGAAACTTCAGCTTCCACAATTTTTCTTGAGGAATTGTTTGTGCATCCCTTTCTAAAGAAGGAAGACAGGAACCAGGTGCAAAAGAGCCTCTAAAAACATACTCTCATTTCTGAGATGACATGATTTCAGGTCTGTGTACAGTGTGAGTTAAAACCCATTTCTAGAAAGAAAGGGTTTTAAACTAATGATGGATTACCCTGCTGTCCACCATGAAAACCTGTGGTCCCTCAGAGGGAAAGCAAGCCAAAATGGCTGCACATAGCTTCACTTCAGTTGATTTTGTACTGAGGAAGTTAACAATTAAATGACTAAAGCAAACACATCAAGGGAAGTActcttttcctgaaaatagGCCTGGAGACATCTTACACTGCTTCACTAGATGCCACAAAAGCAGTAAAATCTCACATGGTGTTCACAATTACACAGAGAAACATTCTGAGTTTCTCTCCATCAGTGGTGGCCCGGTAATGTTAATGCCACTACCCTGATGTGTTCCAGCTGAGGATTTGACCCTTTGGGGAGGATTGCAAGAGTGTAACTCAATAAACAAAGATGGGTTTACTACAACCCCAGCTGGAAATtgacttgtttaattttgtAGTCTACTGCCACAATGGAAACGTGCCTACTCCTGGGAGCGAACACAAGCGTAAGAGCCTTCATTTGTTATCCCGGAATATATCCAGGTAACAGCAAGACACAAAGCaatgtgagagagaaaagacagTAAAGAATTGGAGGAAGGGGCCCATATTCTGGCTTTGTTAACACAGAGGCATGAAGCTTTAGTTCTGCACTTCAGCAACTACTTTCTTTCCAGTTAATGGTTAGGCACCAAATCTCACATCACATGGCCTCCACTGGCACTGACAAAACTACTGCCAAACCCTCAGGCAGCTAATCTGTTACTGGCACTCACAGTcacctgaaagcagcagcttgttTAAATGCCACCTAAAACCTGGTGTAACTCCAGACATCCTTAACAAGAACCAAAACCAGTATTTAGGCTCTTCCTAATTTTCCTCAGCTATCAATAGGGCATCCATCGTTATCAGTATTTAGAGAATGACTGACAGTGATTTTCCAGGTCTCGGAACACGTATTTCACCAATACCATTAAAATGTTTGCCAACTTCATAGAAGCTAATGCACACTTCTGGGTTCTCTGGAGCTTTGTAATGAAAGCTGAATGATGAAGTTCTGAACCACCATTCACCACATTTTGTATGCATGATCACACAGGTTACCTTTCGAAGATACTTACGCAGGTGTTATTGTCAGCATTCTGATGCCAATGAAACGTTTCTTCCCATCTGAAAATAACACAGAGGATATTTAAGAAATTTaggcaaacactgaaaaaagtaaCTACTTTGATCACCCAAAATATCTGTCCATTAAAACAGGATGTATAAGCTTTTaacaaaactaaacagaaatCATACACATCTACGCTGaggtcattttttattttggttagCCTTGGTGTACAGAATGGCAATCCCTCTCCCTGCAAGTGAGGGTAAGAGAGAAGCTCATTTACACACTTTAAGagttttccttcaggaaattcAGGAAAATTTCTGTGATCTAGTATCACATGACTTcagtaaatggaaaatttcaTAACCACCATTTCATCTGAAACTGGTCAAGACAATTTAATCATATGGTGTTCTGATTAAAATGTAGAAATGggatttaaagaaattaaaatttccacCTTTCACAGAAAGGACAACCTAAAGACTCACACTGATTCTAATGCAAATGGTTTGGTATTTCTAcccaaagaatgaaaaacaaggtttaaaaaaacccatagaaGCCAGACAGGACTCTACAGAATTTTAAACGGTGAAAATTCACTCCTTTAGGAACAGCATCACATTTCTGTAGTTGGCTGATACTGCACAgctgtcttctgaaaaaaaatgcagtttgatGACTTCCTGAAGTGAGTGCTTCAGTAGTTAGTTATATCCGGCGTGAAACAATATTTCCCCTGACTTGTTCCAGCATAACTACTTCACAATTTCTTTGAGCTTCTCCATGTTCTCATGTGAGGAAAAAGTTTGAAAAGGAGATGTACAGAGTCTCCTCAAACTGTTattctttccaagaaaaatagTACCAAGTAAAGGAGTTAGTCCTGAATCTTACGCATGTCCAATATTCCCATTAGTGTCAGTGAAAATGTCGACTACTAAACATTGGATTTACTACACTCTGAACAATCTTCCATCTGTAACTGTCATCCCTGCTTTTCCCTGAAATGTTCTggttcttctgtattttatagtGAAAATACCAAGATCAAAATCAGCCATAGTAAGAGTGTCACAAAGAAGTCCaattactcaaaaaaaaagctttggccATAGCCATGAACTAGTGCTTTCATAGTGGCATAAATTTAAGTTTTCGCTTTTTAAAGATAACCAAACTTGATAACACTCCCACCTGAAAATAATCCCCCTGCCCCTGCCATGTAGCCAGTTAAATGATGAAATTGTCTTCATGAGACACATAGATGACACTCTCTGGTGACAGTTTACTGTCCGCCTTAAACAGTTTGCTGCTGGTCATCCCCTGCATGATGCAGAAATATGCAGAAGCACAAAGCGTACTCTGGGGGCTGAGTTAGGAATGtttacttgaaagaaaaatgaaaatgaaagaagggaCAAAAGAAATTgatctgaagaaacaaaacagcaagGAGAAGATTGGGCGAGAATGaaaaaccacagcagaaatGCCGCTGATCTAAAAGGTAATTATTTCCCCTGTGGCTAATGACACATGTAAAAATaaggctttgggaaaaaaaataatctggtaACTACAGACTTATTCACAATGAAAAGTCTCATTCCACCTTCACCTCTGGGCAGTTTGGGGTACTATTTCACCTCTGTCAtgcattaaaattcaaaatggcCTTCAGATCTCTCTCCTCAATAAGTCTGACACGCTGCAAATAGTGGTTCATACTATAACAGTAACAGGTTATTGTATAAAGTAAACTAATAGCTATGCCTTATTTTAGCAGCAGAGTCTAGACTCCttcccgccccccgcccccagccatTTCGTATGTCTGAATACAGGTAAAGAAACTGCAGgccttttgttttgcaaaagtcTATTCTGTTCAAATTTAACCCAATCAAACATCATACACAAACCCCAAATTTTTCATGATCAATGATTAGAGGCAATGTAATTGTCCAGTTTATTAAAAGTATCCACAGAGACTGAACAGGCACAGACAACCAGTTGTAGTGTTTTATCATCCCAAAGGATAGGCATTTTGACGTCAGGGTTAAGTCTCACTGGCAGCACAGTATGTGGCACCTGGAACTACCACTGTCATATTACATCTGCTCTGTGAATAAAAAGTCTCAAAACCTGTCATTCTGGCAATTTGTGCAATCatgaggcagaagaaaaactaattAAGAGAACTGGAATAAAGCAAGATCGTAAATCTAAGCAGCACGTCACCAGGCTGAAGTGCCAGCAGTAGTTAAAAGAAGGTTAATATGTTGGAACAACCAAGTTGAACAAATATGAAACCACTGCAGCTtaaagctgcagcagagcacagcagagagaTATTCAAATCACATTGCATTTTTGTAAACACCAGGCCAGATTAAACACTGATTCCAGTGGTACAAATTCAAGCAAAGCAGCCTCAACCATTAGTTTAAACTTAAATCTGTTTTGTGTTAATAGGAAGTCACAAGCAGCTGACCCCAACTATCTAGAAGCAGTTCACTATTTACAGAGATTTCTGTTCCACAGTAAGGAAagcatttgctatttttctttcatttttattgatgCTTGTAACAATAGAGATACAaaccagacagacagacacaggcTGAAGGCGGAAGTGTTTATGACTTACAAACTGTGGCAAAAAGAACTGATAAATCCAAATTAAGGGGTCAAGTACTCATACTCTTATGGGCATGAGTAACTCTGGCACATGAGTATCCCCATTGcagttgacttcagtggggCCAGGATATCACCAAGATGTCTGAGTGAACAAACAAATCCTGCACTTTTTGTTCAAGCAGCAGGCAAAACTCCTACTCCTCTGCTCACTCCTTTTGCACTTAGATAGTCTTGCAGATTGCATAAGCAATCCTGAAAGCGTTTAAGACAGACATTCCACTGCCAAACAGAAACCATGAAAATAGCTCGAGTCTATAATGCTGAATTACGTGCAGTGTACCTTCCGTATAAATTGCATGGCTGAATTTAACAAGCAGTCTGAATGTATACTCAGAAAGCCTCCTAAGCAGCCCTCATGACTATTGGTAATAGTTATCAGTAATAATCATACAAATACATAGGTAAGCATATAGTTTCAACACAACCGATAAAGTGTTCTGGGGATGTCAGTGAGGACACATATCAATGACCTGTTGGGCGTGACCAGTGCAGAactccccccatccctccttgCCCATCTGAAACAAGGTTTATTCACTTCTCTGCTAACATTCTATGAGAGGCCAGGCTGACCTCTTAGGCTGgattttctctttaatattttGTCAAATTGCTAACTTATTGTCTTCCATCCTAGAAGATCCATGTTTGAACACTTTCTAGTTTTACTGTTCTGCTCAAGTCTAAACTAGGAATAGGTGGCAGAGCCAAGACTGAAACTGAGAAATGCCTATGGGATACTAAGAAAAgacactgaagtaaaaaatcAGTCCATGCTTAAGTATatagatgacttccagaggtcaAGACAGAACACACAAATGGTCAAAACTGAGATATAGGTGGAGACACTTAAGTTCATGCACCAGTTTAGGAATTCCTAACTATAAAAGGAGGTTAACATTATTATTGATACATTAGGTATTATTATGTATTGTCCATGCATTAGGTAGTATAGAATATTCAGATAATAATAACCATTCAAATGtcatcctctcctcctttttccccctctctcctgtACTTCAGTAGATCATATATTTGCAGTTATACAATGGATGGGACTTCAAAAATATATGCCTTCTATATAAAACTGGTAGTTATCTGATCAACTGACATTTAAAAGACTAAAGTCAAGATTATTAAACAATATTCTGAGTATCTCCCATATGCCAGAGCAAATCTGGAAAGAGTGGTTTCCTAAGGGAATTTTATCATCTTCAGGCAGTATGATATTTAGAGCAAAATGGTAATACTCTTAAACTTATTTCTATGACCTAATTGTACCATAAGGGTGGATCCCACTGAAACTACCAAAATGTAATtggagcaaaagaaaacatgataaAAACATCCCAAAAATTCTGCTTACTTAAACTCCTTATGTCAAGAAATAACGCCTGTATGACGaacttgaaaattattattaaaggCCTAAAAAATACAAACTAAGTCTCAAATATGGAGAAAATATCTCCTAGAAATTATCTTTCTCTAAGCATCAAGGGCTTGAAATGACTATTGTTCTGCCTGCAGCAAAAGTACAAGAGGTACTTCagacaagcaaaagcaaaaaaagttaaaaaaataaaaagtttttaaaattgcctGTTCACAGGGTATGCCAAGCAATGACAGTCACAGTGATGCTAAGAGTAAGTGTGAATCCTTTTCCTTTGATTAGGGGATAATgagaacaatgaaaaaaatcagatagtATGTTACAATCACAAAATaaacttgaatttttattttttttccttagagttCCATAGGCAAAGTTATCTCTAGGCCCTCTAGCTGGGCTCAGCGGGTTCATCATCCTCTGCAGCAAAGGTGTCTGACGCAGCAAGGTGGCTGATTTCAGTGACGGCATCTCTAGCCTTCACTGACTTTCCATCCCCAGTTACCAGGGTCTGCCTGGCAGATGGTGGGCTTTTGGCCCAAGGCTTGCGTTCATGCCTCTAGAGCCATGCCTGCAGGGTGAGCCAtcactcctccctgctttgAGATGACCAGTTTGGCTCTGAAGGGTAACATCACCAATGATACAGACCTGCTTCCCTCAGAAGCCAACAAACAGTTAGTAACCTGGGTGAATAAACaggggttttgatttttttagctGGAACGAAATTATGTCAACTACTTTGAAATGTTCTTTCCAGCACATAATTaacaactttttaaatgaattttcatcAATTCCCTGCCCCAGATCAACAATCAAAGTGAAAACAATCTAATTTGGGGAATTCAGCAAAACACAGATGAGAGGACCCATCAGAATTGTTATGGTCTCAAATATACAAGCAGATGCATAGCTTTAAAACCTCTGACTAAGGTAAGTTGCTGCAGTAACAGTATCTGAGAGAACACTGAGAGGACAATGGTGTAGGGAAACAACCCTGGCAGCAGCAACTGGATGAACTCAGGAGAAGACGAGATTAATATCAAAAAGAtccaagagaagcagcagccaacAGTCATGATACAAGATGAGTAGGGTGTGGACAGATAAATTGgcaagcaaaggagaaaggaaggttTGGCCTTGACGAAGCATTACTAGATCAGCTTTGGCTGCGCAGTGTGTAGTATGGCACCTAGTACAGTGCGACAGATATGCAGCAAGCACATAAAAAAAGTCCAGAGTACTGCAATTGGCAGTTGCTGGTGTATTTAGATTTATATGTTCTTTGGTGCAGAGGCCtatcttttcttctgcctctctccACCTTCCCCATTTATTTCTTCAGGAATTAACACACAGCTCTTCTTCCACTGAGGTATGAGAGTCTATCAGCAAATCCAATTATATAGCACTAACATAGAAGACGATGTCAAAATAAAGATCACCTACTGATAGTGCACATACCATACTCCATCCATGGACAAGTGTTTTACCTTAGTCTCCACAGTACACCTTAATCTCCTTTTTGCTTGAACAATATGTGAAAGAGGAAGATAAGACTCCTTGAATGAGTCACCATCTGTTCTCAAGATCATCTATCCCCAGAGGCCCTTTTTCCCAGATTTATACAGATACTGTCTACTCTTTAGGTGTCTGAGTAATAAAATGTCTTTCCCGTCTCTGTGGAGTTGTTTTCTATTTCCAAGTCTCTAGTGTTCTACACTGTAAAATAATGCTGCTCCTTTCAGTAATAGGATCCCAGACCCATGTCTTTTGGTACTTTACTGACAGATGAGGACAATAATTGGAAGATGTCACTGTTTCTTGCAGACCTTACCTTTACTTTGTTTGTCATGCGACTCTGTGAGAAACTGAGTGATGCGGTCTGAAGGaatagcaaaagaaattccAGCTGTGACCTTCAAGGTGTTAATCCCAATCACTTCACCATCCTGTTGGGAGACAGCATCCAATTAATTTGGTCCTAAGCAACACGGTTCAGCTCACTGCCTAGCATTTCCTGTCAAAAGCTGGTCTAAGAAATTTTAAGAGTGTTGTAATCACTCAAGAAATAAACATTACTTGTAAGTGAGGATCTGGGTTCTGATTCACAATCCCTTTCACATTTAACCATGATCGCCAGAGAGATTATAGTACAGTCTGTTCATCCAAGGTCCATGTCACCACTTGGCAAGAGATTACCTCTGCTGAGCGGGCAGTGGTGTCACTACTGCCACTACAGCCACAATTCACCGACCTGCAAAATCAGCGCTGGTTTAAAGcaatctattttaaaatcagttgtGCGGATTAACCAGGTCCCATCTTTGCTGTGCATCCCAGGTTTCATAGTGTGAATGAGCGTAACTGCTCCTACCAGATCCCATTTTCCTCACTGCTGCATAAAATTTCCGCTGCTCCACGGGGAAATGTTTTTCAACGGTGTATGATCTGAGACCTAATTTGCATCATTTGTATTAGCTTCAGGGTATCTGCCTATCATTACCTTGAATGCCTGGGAGCTGGTATGACCTAtgaatctttttaaaaaaatattatcccACTTAATTCAAACTAGCTCTTGAAAGGAAacgaaaccaaaccaaactaaacCCAAGTCACTTGGACTTACCAGATTAACTAGAGGTCCTCCAGAGTTGCCGTACTGTAAAAATGACATAAAGGAAGAATAAATTGCTGCTTAACTGTaggaaatgcagttttcatttcaaacagtattttgtttgtaagtaaatgaaagagagaaggtCAATTCCTAGGCAGCACTGAAGGACACAATATTGATCACAGAAGATTACAGGTAGGTCTTACCCTACCTGTTCACACCTCTTAtgattaggggttttttttcttttcagaaacaggCCTTAAGTAAGGAGCAGTAACTTACCACTCCAAATAGTTAGAGCCTAAGGTTAAGAAGATTCATTAAATAgttaaaatgagtatttcaatTCTTCTAAAGACTGTCAGAACaaggttttgaaataattaattgctgtttaaagtcatatttcagcGAGGTGCATGTACAGTTCTTAACTAGTTTTATTTACCGCTTTGTTTTGTAACGCTGTCAGTCTCTCTTATTCTCCATCGGAGAAGAATACAGTGCATTGCATGTTTAATCGCAGCATATTGCCATGAGGTAGGTACTACGTAAGGATTGATTTAGTAACCACAGACATGTAACCCTCTCTAAGAAGGGTATACAGCAGCTCTGAGCAGTCTGAAATTGCCTAATACCTAATGGCCTTCAAAGGAAATATCCAACAGGACTACAGGAAATGAGAGCTGGAGAAGTTTCTTGTCCATCTTCATGTTGGCTCAACAAGTTTGTTTTTGAGCGAGGCCAGAGTTTTCAAGTAGGTCTACTGAACAGCCAAGAGCAGCAACTTAGCactcaaaataaacaaaagctaAGTGATGCATGACAGTAACATGAGCCATATAAGCTGTTTACACTTAGATAGCACTGGGCAAACCTTATAGATtctcagaagaataaaacaggcattagtttttaaaacagcttcaAAGTTCAAGTTTAAACAGAGATTAGTTTCTTACATTCTATCTTTTCAGTGATCAGAGGCTACACACTTGATTTTTATGTCTGACTGACACAAAGGAACCAAGATAATGACTTTTCAGCCTTCCTCAGCATATCATCTTTCATTCACTTGTCCTCTACTTGAAGGATGTGATAATGAAAGAAGTTTGGTGCATGCAATATAGCTCCATTTAGGAATGTATGGCCCTGTTTTCTCCTGCCCCATGTTCCTGCTGTCCTAGCATTTCTCAGAAGGCAGCTGCATGCACATTCCTGCAGGAAAGTCTTGGCTGAGCCACAGGAATGCTCTGAATAGACCAGCTCTCAAACTCCTCCCATTCTCAGGAGAAAACTAGTGCATTAGCTAAGCACAAAGCATCCCTGTGCCAGGGACTATCTTAATATTTTGTGGTCACAGATGGCACAGAAATCCAAATATATTGCCATTTTCCTTACCTCCTCTGCTATCACTATTCCATTTGGTCTACCATTATCTGACACACTCTGCTATCCTTGTCTAAACTTGCTTATTAGCTTTTGAGGGCAGTGAATGCCTAAATATATACAAGGAAGCAGTCTGATCTTGAGGAATGCATATAGGCGTGAAGTCAAGAACCCATGTTCTAATTCTGTCTCTGCCACCCATTCAGTGTGTGCTCCCAAGTAACCCATTTTGCATAAGTCTTCCTATTCTCCTTTTACAGCTGAAGAGAGTAATTCCAATTAAATGTCTTAAGAGGTTCAGCTCCTGGATCATACAGCAGCTTTTTGAAAAAGCTCACTTTTATGTCATATCTTAGCTTAAAAACTAAttacccattttttttccccatacaaTTTCTCTCAACAAGTCTGTGACAATAAACGTTTGTGAATTGCTTTGCATGTGTAAAACGCTAAGCGTTATGACTTGTTATGTCAAATTTGACATTGAGGTCCAGCAAAtaaatcctgaaaatattttctgttcaacATATAACAGATTTAAGCCATAAAATTTCAGGCCATTTTCTACCTCAGACATGCATGCAGTGTTCTTTTTAGAATCAAGTAAAACTTATATACACACCCAAGGACTTTAGTTAAGCTCTGTGGATCTCTCCAAGCTGCTCTGAAGGGACactattttcatgtatttctatGTAAAATGCAGTGCTAGGACCCTTAACTCCAAACTGTATCTCAAACAATGTTATTTTACATCTAGACTCTTGGAGTATGTGAtgtgcaaagggaaaacaagaacaaaaacaaaaaaacccagtcctCTCCTTAAGTTCTTGTCTGGGTGTCCTGTTGTTAAATTGAAGCAGATACTATCAACTTGACTACTCCATCTGGTTCTAATGCACGGAGATGAAAGAAACTTTGGATCTATTTtacagtgtggtgggttgaccctggctggacaccaggtgcccaccaagctgatctatcactcccctcctcagctggacatggcagggagaaaataagatggaaaaaaactcgtgggtcaagataaaggcagtctaataaaccaaaagcaaaggctgcacacggaagcaaaggaaaacaaaagatttattctctgcttcccgTCAGCAGGTGATCTCTgcccacttcccaggaagcagggcttcagcacGTGTAGTGGTTGCTCCAGAATACAAGCATCATAATAATGAATgccccccccttcttcctcctttttattgctgagcagatgtcatatggtatggaatatccctttggtcggtttgggtcacctgtcctggctgtgtcccctcccaagatcttgcccacctccagcTGACCGGTGAGGGGGAAATGGAGAGacagagacagccttggtgctgtgcagccctgctcagcagtagctacaacaccggtgtgttatccacaccttgctggctaccgacacacagcacagcgctgtgagggctgctgcggggaaagttaactccatctcagccagagcCAATACATACAGCTTGCTTGGCCAGATCAGCTGaacaagcagagaaagaaatatgttGATTTACTGCTGGTCTACACAACTATGTGTTATCGCACAAGATCTACAAAATAGGAAGGGTCTGTCATATGTAACATCTTCATAAACAACCTCAAAGAGGgcagttttatttaatatacCTTTCACAACACTGATGCGTGAATGCAACTTAGACATTGCATAGTCCTTTATAATAACAAGAGCCTATCACTGATTTTAAacaaagctgcttttatttagtGGATTCATCTTTCAGAGCACACACTTTCCTGCTGAATAGGTAGGGATTTTGAGGTCCCAGGACTATGAAGTTCAGCTCCTCACAAACCTAGTACTTACATTGATAATAGCGTCTGTCTGAATGTAATCCATATCCGAGTCCCGCAGGCCAAGTTCTTTGCCATCtcgctgagcagtgctgacaatTCCTGTTGTCACAGTGTTCTGTAAGGCAAATGGACTTCCAATTGCCACCACAAATTCTCCTGGCCTCAGGTCAGCAGAGTGTCCCAGTAACAATACTGGtagttttttcttaaataaacacagaaagagagaaataagcaTTAGTTTATAGCTGAAAATAACCTGGTTGGAAAGATCAAAAACTAGCAAGAAGTTAGGAACATACACTTTCCATTATGTTAATGAAAGAACCACTAATATATAGCCAAAACTTACACTAGGTAAAATTAGTATACTGCAGGGTGCTACTGCTTTAAACTGTCTTCAGAAACAAACTGCTAGCAGCAGTACCTTGcaatttcttccagaaaaaaagccagcaagATTCTGAAACAGAATTCTCCCTTTTCCAGTCGATTGTTCCCTACTCCCCCTAGAAATAGCACACAAACAAGCTATTGACCAGCCTGCAAATCTCCCTACACAATGTAGCACCTTTCAGTCCATGTATTAGCACAAAGCTAGAAGGATTAGCAAAAATAGCCTAGGTCTTCAGGTACAGATAGCAGAATCCAGCCACATATTAActgagctgcatttttttttcttcttttttagcAGTTCCTAGCAGAGAAGACAAAGTAATTTAATTCTAAGACATGAAAATTTCCAGGCCTACAGAAACAGTTTGTTCCGTACATTGTTTTCCCCAGATATATTTCCAAGGAATCCCTAAACATATACTCCAGCCAATCATCCTGTACTAAATGAAAGTGAAACAGGATTCCCAAATTAATCCATTCATCTATTTATGCCACTCACCTTAGGGTGAATCTTTATTGTTGCAATGTCAGATTTCTTGTCAATGTCTTTGATGGTTGCTTCATAGGTATCTCCATTCTGTAGCTGCACTTTCAATTGTTGTCTCCCTGATATAGCATTGGTGCTTGACACCACGTGGGCATTGGTCACAATTAAACCAGAATCAGACATAATAAACCCAGATCCACTAGAAAGCGGCACATTTCGACCAAAGAGAGGGTGCCTATacaaaaaagcaattaattatAACTAATAAGGGAAGCATAACTTAGAGAACAttacat
Proteins encoded in this window:
- the HTRA3 gene encoding serine protease HTRA3; this encodes MRVSLLSPLLLLSLSCSPGAAELSAARAKCPTRCDVSKCPSPSCPSGYVPDRCNCCLICAAGEGDSCGRKEDPPCGDSLDCRYPMGKRFAKGVCQCKLSAQVCGSDGRTYDNICQLKAVSRKALQHGLPAVAQVQKGACESGHLQSSSPRYKFNFIADVVEKIAPAVVHIELFLRHPLFGRNVPLSSGSGFIMSDSGLIVTNAHVVSSTNAISGRQQLKVQLQNGDTYEATIKDIDKKSDIATIKIHPKKKLPVLLLGHSADLRPGEFVVAIGSPFALQNTVTTGIVSTAQRDGKELGLRDSDMDYIQTDAIINYGNSGGPLVNLDGEVIGINTLKVTAGISFAIPSDRITQFLTESHDKQSKDGKKRFIGIRMLTITPALVEELKHNNADFPDVRSGIYVHEVVPNSPSHRGGIQDGDIIVKVNGRPLMTSSDLQEAVMNESPLLLEVRRGNDDLLFNIEPEVVM